A genomic segment from Alistipes senegalensis JC50 encodes:
- a CDS encoding sensor histidine kinase, which yields MNLFPFSYRITAGGDIMSGILFDTPKFCCTNKNNPKCKRFYQSLKKTGIYQCPYGFGVEVLDWAGKNIIFTCLNVEKISDRNSIRKHLKTSEFYPRISTLDYQRYKDSFTSIISENKNAFDLSVNNTIETEKLKEKKELLENTIHEIRKLNTQLKGVTSKLTAALSNIRNRTDYIESLNLDVYSISNLMTIRLDTYDLEVNPELNLDAGKKPIAIYKKIEKVYKCLRGDIQKKNLNVKLEGQSHNSFNANNLIEIAFFIILDNAIKYSPKGKDIIITFNEKEDSLQLKFNNFGLRPSDEEKKLLFNRGQRGKIAIEQDIEGRGLGLYLLHQICASNNVELKLDIGTENYYENGIRYSPFIVKLFFRKMIIPYEE from the coding sequence ATGAATTTATTTCCTTTTTCCTATCGAATAACTGCTGGTGGGGACATAATGTCAGGCATACTTTTCGATACACCTAAATTTTGTTGTACAAATAAAAACAACCCTAAGTGTAAACGCTTTTATCAAAGTTTGAAAAAAACGGGTATATATCAATGTCCATATGGTTTTGGAGTTGAGGTATTAGATTGGGCAGGGAAGAATATAATTTTCACTTGCCTAAATGTGGAGAAAATATCCGACAGAAATTCTATACGTAAACATTTAAAAACATCGGAATTCTATCCGCGTATTTCCACATTAGACTATCAAAGATATAAAGATAGTTTTACATCCATAATTTCAGAAAATAAAAATGCTTTTGATTTATCTGTAAACAATACAATTGAAACAGAAAAACTAAAAGAGAAAAAAGAATTGTTGGAAAATACAATTCATGAAATAAGAAAGTTGAATACCCAGTTGAAAGGTGTTACATCAAAATTAACAGCTGCTCTTTCCAACATAAGAAATCGGACAGATTATATCGAGTCACTAAATTTAGACGTATACTCTATTTCTAATTTAATGACCATCAGATTAGATACTTATGATTTGGAGGTTAATCCAGAATTGAATTTGGATGCAGGAAAAAAGCCCATAGCTATATATAAAAAAATTGAAAAAGTCTATAAATGTTTACGAGGTGACATCCAAAAAAAGAATTTGAATGTCAAATTGGAGGGCCAATCTCACAATTCCTTTAATGCTAATAATCTGATTGAAATAGCTTTTTTCATCATTTTGGATAATGCCATAAAATATTCACCAAAGGGGAAAGATATAATAATCACATTTAATGAAAAGGAGGATAGTTTGCAACTGAAATTCAACAATTTTGGATTAAGGCCATCTGACGAGGAAAAAAAGTTATTATTTAACAGAGGGCAGAGAGGGAAAATAGCGATTGAGCAAGATATTGAGGGAAGAGGTCTTGGTTTGTACTTATTACATCAAATCTGTGCTTCAAATAATGTCGAATTAAAATTAGATATTGGAACAGAAAATTATTATGAAAATGGAATAAGGTATTCCCCCTTTATCGTTAAATTATTCTTTAGAAAAATGATAATACCATATGAAGAATAA
- a CDS encoding DUF6908 domain-containing protein: MKTLDKKAAEILRGLLALQTTKIDNTGGVYMPVHIEIIDRTDKYNHISLAHYGRQNGDVMRDPEMIIALHKESQQFVPYYYRNDYMGMEQYSVRWTDEGILLNRRLQADHTTFANQWLRNIATQQHLL, from the coding sequence ATGAAAACATTGGACAAAAAGGCGGCAGAAATCTTACGAGGATTATTGGCCCTACAAACCACAAAGATTGACAACACAGGCGGAGTGTATATGCCTGTTCATATCGAAATCATTGACCGAACAGACAAGTACAACCACATTTCGCTGGCTCATTATGGACGGCAGAACGGAGATGTCATGCGTGACCCTGAAATGATTATCGCCCTGCACAAAGAAAGCCAACAATTCGTTCCCTACTATTACCGTAACGATTATATGGGTATGGAGCAGTACAGCGTTAGATGGACAGACGAGGGCATTTTGCTGAACCGTCGTTTACAGGCAGACCACACGACATTCGCTAATCAATGGCTCCGTAATATCGCCACACAACAGCACCTATTATGA